A region of Reichenbachiella carrageenanivorans DNA encodes the following proteins:
- a CDS encoding DUF1987 domain-containing protein — protein sequence MSLVMDGVIAISGNENINVSLDQSRFRNYVIKATASTPFVALEMSNRSLLIKGVSNPQNPVDFYDKIDKMLAYYLVEGSNSISVNFSLDYFNTGSARCLYLLMAQLREFKENGMSVQANWYYKIDDEDMLLSGKNFSSYSQLELKLQPTSPMKYY from the coding sequence ATGAGCTTAGTAATGGACGGTGTAATTGCAATTTCTGGGAATGAAAACATCAATGTTTCACTTGATCAGTCAAGGTTCAGAAATTATGTGATTAAAGCGACTGCTTCTACGCCCTTTGTGGCGCTCGAAATGTCCAACCGCTCTTTGCTAATCAAAGGAGTATCAAACCCTCAAAATCCAGTCGATTTTTATGATAAAATAGATAAGATGTTGGCCTACTATTTGGTGGAAGGGAGCAACTCAATATCGGTCAATTTCAGTCTAGATTATTTTAATACAGGCTCTGCACGTTGCTTATATCTTTTGATGGCTCAGCTAAGAGAATTTAAAGAAAACGGCATGAGTGTTCAGGCGAACTGGTACTATAAGATAGACGACGAGGATATGCTACTTTCAGGTAAAAATTTTAGTAGCTATTCGCAACTGGAGCTTAAACTGCAACCTACCTCACCTATGAAATATTATTAA